The following are encoded together in the Adhaeribacter arboris genome:
- a CDS encoding DUF421 domain-containing protein yields the protein MKKEEIFLGDWRRILLGNAPWEFMLEVFIRTIIIYIALLITWRLLGKRMSAQLTITELAVMITLGGLASVPMQMPDRGIILGVLGLAIAILFQRGLNLITFRSRKAEVITYGDVAMMVKDGVLQLEQMKKNEITKDQIFAGLRTHKIQHLGEVKRAYLETAGRFSVFTAENPHPGLSILPEKDEQLHQAEPQDHTHAACEQCGKIVKRAELKNKACPNCNNTHWTYAVAA from the coding sequence ATGAAAAAAGAGGAGATTTTTTTAGGGGATTGGCGACGAATATTGTTGGGCAATGCCCCATGGGAGTTTATGCTGGAGGTCTTTATTCGGACCATAATCATTTATATTGCCTTACTTATTACCTGGCGCCTGCTCGGCAAGCGCATGAGCGCCCAGTTAACTATAACGGAGCTGGCGGTAATGATTACTTTGGGAGGTCTTGCCTCGGTACCCATGCAAATGCCCGACCGGGGCATTATACTTGGTGTCTTGGGTTTAGCCATTGCGATTCTTTTCCAGCGCGGTCTGAATTTAATAACATTTCGCTCCCGGAAAGCCGAAGTTATAACCTACGGTGATGTAGCCATGATGGTGAAAGATGGAGTGCTGCAACTAGAGCAGATGAAAAAAAATGAAATTACCAAAGACCAGATTTTTGCCGGATTGCGCACGCATAAAATTCAGCACTTGGGGGAAGTCAAACGCGCTTACCTGGAAACTGCCGGCCGGTTCAGCGTTTTTACGGCGGAAAATCCGCATCCGGGCTTGTCTATTTTACCTGAAAAAGACGAACAACTGCATCAAGCAGAGCCGCAGGATCATACCCATGCTGCTTGCGAACAATGCGGCAAAATAGTAAAACGGGCCGAGTTAAAAAACAAGGCATGCCCGAACTGTAATAATACCCATTGGACTTACGCCGTAGCGGCTTAA
- a CDS encoding DUF421 domain-containing protein, which translates to MKPEDIHITDYLRILLGEVPWSFLIEVIIRVTFIYLVLTLAMRIMGKRMASRMSRSEMTAMVALAASNGVAILAPDRGLLPVLIIAIVVVCFQKFIAWRTEANPHFEQLTSGDIDVLIKDGVLQLDCMQHSRMSQEQVFAQCRFEQIDNLGKVKRAYLEANGAVSILKADEKRPGLSILPQWDKEFRASQEPAPNTFACGNCGNVVPSKPPTQAPCSVCKENQWSEAVVS; encoded by the coding sequence ATGAAACCGGAAGATATTCATATAACGGATTATTTGCGCATACTCCTCGGCGAAGTTCCCTGGAGCTTTTTGATCGAAGTAATTATTCGGGTAACGTTTATATACCTGGTACTTACTCTTGCTATGCGCATTATGGGCAAACGGATGGCTAGCCGCATGAGCCGCTCCGAAATGACGGCAATGGTGGCGCTGGCGGCCTCAAACGGGGTAGCTATTCTGGCCCCGGATCGTGGTTTATTGCCCGTTTTAATAATAGCCATTGTGGTGGTTTGCTTTCAAAAATTCATCGCCTGGCGCACCGAAGCCAATCCCCATTTCGAGCAGCTTACCTCCGGTGATATAGATGTATTGATAAAGGACGGGGTGTTGCAGTTAGATTGCATGCAACATAGCCGTATGAGTCAGGAACAGGTTTTTGCCCAATGTCGCTTTGAACAGATAGATAATTTAGGCAAAGTAAAACGGGCTTACCTGGAAGCGAACGGTGCCGTTTCTATCCTGAAAGCCGATGAAAAACGTCCCGGGCTTTCGATATTACCGCAATGGGATAAAGAGTTCCGGGCTAGCCAAGAACCTGCTCCAAATACGTTTGCCTGTGGTAACTGCGGAAATGTGGTGCCAAGCAAGCCGCCGACCCAGGCACCTTGTTCCGTATGCAAAGAGAATCAATGGAGTGAAGCGGTGGTTTCGTAA
- a CDS encoding class I SAM-dependent rRNA methyltransferase, which translates to MTTATDRIRIILHPGKEQSLKRFHPWVFSGAIKKVTEEPQDGATVDVYSSRNEFLGTGHYQKGSITVRIISFEPTAADAAFWRAKLQQAYNYRQILGFINHPHTNVYRLVFAEGDGLPGLIIDVYGETAVMQAHSLGMYRAKEHIAQALQEIYGNKLKAVYDKSAETLHLQEAHTPLNSYLIGSGTEAEIVKENNNQFYVDWITGQKTGFFIDQRENRQLLATYASGKSVLNTFCYTGGFSVYALNAGATLVHSVDSSKKAIELTDRNAALNQAGDRHAAFAVDTFSFFKNQSQPYDIIILDPPAFAKHHNVRHNAVMGYKRLNAEALRQIKPGGILFTFSCSQAVDRSLFNNTIMAAAIEAGRNIKIMHHLSQPADHPVSIFHPEGEYLKGLVLFVE; encoded by the coding sequence ATGACTACCGCTACCGACCGGATTCGCATTATTTTACACCCAGGCAAAGAACAATCACTGAAAAGGTTTCACCCGTGGGTATTTTCGGGAGCCATAAAAAAAGTAACAGAGGAACCACAAGATGGAGCTACCGTCGATGTATATTCAAGCCGCAACGAGTTTTTAGGCACTGGCCATTACCAGAAAGGCTCCATTACCGTCCGGATTATTTCGTTTGAACCAACCGCTGCCGATGCTGCTTTTTGGCGCGCTAAATTGCAGCAAGCATATAATTACCGGCAAATTTTAGGATTTATTAACCACCCGCACACCAACGTGTACCGCCTGGTTTTTGCTGAAGGCGATGGCTTACCCGGATTAATTATTGACGTATACGGCGAAACAGCCGTCATGCAGGCGCATAGCTTAGGCATGTACCGGGCTAAAGAACATATTGCGCAAGCTTTACAAGAAATTTACGGAAATAAACTAAAGGCGGTATACGATAAAAGTGCCGAAACCCTGCACCTGCAAGAAGCCCATACTCCTCTAAATAGTTACTTAATCGGCAGTGGCACCGAAGCCGAAATTGTAAAAGAAAACAACAACCAATTTTACGTAGACTGGATTACCGGCCAAAAAACCGGTTTTTTTATCGACCAGCGCGAGAACCGGCAACTACTGGCCACTTATGCTTCCGGTAAATCCGTGCTGAATACCTTTTGTTATACGGGGGGTTTCTCGGTGTATGCCTTAAATGCGGGAGCCACGCTGGTACATTCCGTGGATAGTTCTAAAAAAGCAATTGAGCTCACCGACCGGAATGCCGCGCTAAACCAAGCCGGCGACCGGCATGCCGCCTTTGCCGTGGATACATTCAGTTTTTTCAAGAACCAGTCGCAACCTTACGATATTATTATTCTGGATCCACCGGCCTTTGCGAAACACCACAATGTGCGGCACAATGCGGTAATGGGCTACAAACGCCTGAACGCCGAAGCTTTAAGGCAAATTAAACCGGGTGGTATTTTATTTACTTTTTCCTGCTCGCAAGCCGTTGATCGCAGTTTGTTTAACAATACCATTATGGCCGCAGCTATTGAAGCCGGCCGGAATATTAAAATTATGCACCACCTCTCCCAACCTGCCGATCACCCGGTTTCCATTTTCCACCCGGAAGGAGAGTATCTGAAAGGGTTGGTTTTGTTTGTAGAGTAA
- a CDS encoding aminotransferase class IV, with amino-acid sequence MYLLHNFQVVPEQNFTLSYTNRAFQYNDGLFDTIIISNGQIRFLPDHLERMQRALQILQIQVPTELQNTDVLLPLLQNLAEQNRLSHQTGRLKVHIWRSPGGLFTPDHHTAESLITLQPQATFNKNIPRADFATSVQNTYSPLSFFKGPFAVNYVLASLEKKHRQLDELILLNDQGAVSEALIANIFWVKDSILYTPALQSGCIAGIVRKNVLRLGATENLKIEEGLFTKTDVLSAETVFTSNVTGLRPIQFVGQKEFSIHHPILDQLNTLLFTD; translated from the coding sequence ATGTATCTCCTTCATAACTTTCAAGTAGTTCCGGAACAAAATTTTACTCTTTCTTATACGAACCGGGCTTTCCAGTACAACGATGGCTTATTTGATACCATCATTATCAGTAATGGCCAAATTCGGTTTTTACCGGATCATTTAGAACGGATGCAACGGGCGTTGCAGATTTTACAAATTCAGGTGCCTACGGAATTGCAAAATACAGATGTACTTCTCCCCTTGCTGCAAAATCTAGCCGAACAGAATCGATTGTCGCACCAAACAGGTCGGTTAAAAGTACATATCTGGCGCTCTCCTGGCGGCTTGTTTACCCCAGACCACCATACCGCCGAAAGCTTGATTACCCTGCAACCACAAGCAACCTTTAACAAGAATATTCCCCGTGCCGATTTTGCTACTTCTGTTCAGAATACCTACTCGCCTTTATCTTTTTTTAAAGGTCCGTTTGCTGTTAATTACGTATTAGCCAGTTTAGAAAAAAAGCACCGGCAACTCGACGAACTTATTTTACTCAATGACCAAGGCGCTGTTTCAGAAGCTTTAATCGCGAATATTTTTTGGGTGAAAGATTCCATTTTGTACACCCCTGCTTTACAGTCGGGTTGCATTGCCGGTATTGTCCGGAAGAATGTTCTGCGGCTGGGAGCCACCGAAAACTTAAAAATAGAAGAAGGTCTTTTTACTAAAACAGATGTATTAAGCGCCGAAACCGTCTTCACTTCCAATGTTACTGGTTTGCGCCCCATTCAGTTTGTTGGTCAAAAGGAGTTCTCAATCCATCATCCTATTTTAGATCAATTAAACACCCTTTTGTTTACTGATTAA
- the dprA gene encoding DNA-processing protein DprA, which yields MTSSDSLLYEVALGMIPGVGNLFTRLLISYCGSAKAAFTTPAGRLLKIPGIGQNFVQSFSTHQTTALRQAETTLQLAEQQQVQLLFYTHPNYPTRLKQIADAPCLLYYKGTADLNHQKMIGIVGTRQATEYGKRITEKIVADLKKHNPVIVSGLAYGIDIFAHRAAVAAGLPTIGVMASGPDIIYPAVHRKTVEKMLENGGILTENTFGTKPDAPRFPARNRIIAGLGDCTIIVEAALKGGALITADIAHSYHKDVMAVPGNIDASVSEGCNFLIKTNKAAIYTGYQDLEELLNWDNALAAPAVKPSKSLLYHPEEFEPEEWQIIQLLLTTKEELMDNISWKVQIPVSRLASVLLGLEFKGVVKSLPGKKFALV from the coding sequence TTGACTTCTTCTGATTCGTTGTTGTACGAGGTTGCTTTGGGGATGATTCCCGGGGTGGGTAATTTGTTTACCCGCTTGCTTATTAGTTACTGCGGATCGGCTAAAGCGGCTTTTACTACGCCAGCCGGCCGGTTACTAAAAATTCCGGGTATCGGGCAAAACTTTGTTCAGAGTTTTAGCACCCATCAAACAACAGCACTCCGCCAAGCCGAAACCACCCTGCAATTAGCCGAGCAGCAACAGGTCCAGCTCTTGTTTTATACGCACCCCAATTACCCTACTCGCCTGAAACAAATTGCCGATGCACCCTGCCTGTTATATTACAAAGGTACGGCCGATCTCAACCATCAGAAAATGATCGGTATTGTGGGTACCCGCCAGGCGACGGAGTACGGCAAGCGCATCACCGAAAAAATAGTAGCTGATTTAAAAAAACACAACCCGGTAATTGTAAGTGGCTTGGCTTATGGCATTGATATTTTTGCCCACCGGGCGGCGGTTGCAGCTGGTTTACCTACCATTGGCGTAATGGCGAGCGGACCCGATATTATTTACCCGGCGGTACACCGGAAAACGGTCGAGAAAATGCTCGAAAACGGGGGAATTTTGACTGAAAACACCTTCGGCACCAAACCCGATGCTCCGCGTTTTCCGGCCCGTAACCGAATAATTGCCGGCCTCGGAGACTGTACCATTATTGTGGAAGCTGCCCTAAAAGGCGGCGCATTGATTACCGCCGATATTGCCCATAGCTATCATAAAGATGTAATGGCCGTACCGGGCAATATTGACGCCTCGGTTTCGGAAGGTTGTAATTTTTTAATTAAAACGAACAAAGCGGCGATTTACACGGGTTATCAAGATTTGGAGGAGCTTCTAAATTGGGATAATGCTTTAGCAGCGCCGGCGGTGAAACCTAGCAAAAGTTTGCTTTACCATCCGGAGGAATTTGAACCGGAAGAATGGCAGATTATTCAGTTGCTGCTTACTACCAAAGAAGAACTGATGGATAATATTTCCTGGAAAGTACAAATTCCGGTAAGTCGGTTAGCCTCGGTTCTGCTGGGTTTGGAGTTTAAAGGTGTGGTAAAGTCGTTGCCGGGTAAAAAGTTTGCTTTAGTATAA
- a CDS encoding PAS domain-containing sensor histidine kinase, translating to MSSIDRIPYYLEVLVKSTNQIVFAYEIETNQFSFLNPAFEKIWNLPSESVKNNPGSLWEKIHPEDKEHVQRQYQDLKEGALIPDVETRIQLPKGAERWLCVKALLLEDEQVIIGFAEDITSAKQYNSYLKKFTDKKNAVLNILSHDLAGPLAMIQSLSKMLREDLKSYENQEVHQVLELIEKNSVKGTLMIQEFVQQEFLESANVDVIKRRINLVAACREILEEYQQTQHLTGKHFYFETTSETLYLQLDDNKFMQAINNLISNALKFTPDGGEIKISLEEKETSVLVKVADNGVGIPEQFHATLFNKFTQARRPGLKGEPSVGLGMSIIKTIVEWHQGKIWFESQENQGSVFYIEIPKN from the coding sequence ATGTCATCTATTGATAGAATTCCTTACTATTTAGAAGTTTTAGTTAAAAGTACTAATCAAATTGTATTTGCGTATGAAATAGAAACAAATCAGTTTTCTTTTCTGAATCCGGCTTTTGAAAAAATATGGAATTTACCCTCCGAAAGTGTAAAAAATAATCCCGGTTCATTATGGGAAAAAATTCATCCCGAGGATAAGGAACACGTCCAACGCCAGTACCAGGATTTAAAGGAAGGCGCCCTCATTCCGGACGTAGAAACCCGAATACAGTTACCCAAAGGCGCGGAGCGGTGGCTTTGCGTAAAGGCTTTATTGCTGGAAGATGAGCAGGTTATTATTGGTTTTGCCGAAGATATTACCTCCGCCAAACAATACAATAGTTACCTGAAAAAATTTACCGATAAAAAAAACGCTGTCCTGAATATTCTGTCGCATGATCTGGCCGGACCTTTGGCCATGATTCAAAGCCTGTCCAAAATGTTAAGAGAGGATTTAAAATCCTATGAGAACCAGGAAGTACACCAGGTACTTGAATTAATTGAAAAAAATAGTGTTAAGGGTACGCTGATGATTCAGGAATTTGTGCAACAAGAATTTTTGGAATCTGCCAACGTGGATGTTATCAAGAGGCGCATAAACCTGGTAGCGGCTTGTCGGGAAATACTGGAAGAATACCAGCAAACCCAGCATTTAACGGGTAAGCACTTTTATTTTGAGACCACAAGCGAAACCTTGTACCTGCAACTGGATGATAATAAGTTTATGCAAGCCATTAATAATTTAATCTCGAATGCTTTAAAGTTTACGCCGGATGGGGGAGAAATTAAAATCAGCCTGGAAGAAAAAGAAACGTCGGTTTTAGTAAAAGTAGCCGACAATGGCGTTGGTATCCCGGAACAATTCCATGCGACCTTATTTAATAAGTTTACCCAGGCTCGCCGTCCGGGATTAAAAGGCGAACCATCGGTAGGATTGGGGATGTCTATAATTAAAACAATTGTGGAGTGGCACCAAGGTAAAATCTGGTTTGAAAGTCAGGAAAACCAAGGCTCAGTTTTTTACATTGAGATTCCTAAAAATTAA
- a CDS encoding MerR family transcriptional regulator, with translation MPFKEKDIEKQYYSIGEVAAMFQVAPSLIRFWESEFEVLKPKKSKKGNRLFTKSDIENLRLVYHLVKERGYTIQGARDVLKNRSVQTKDKVEIIKSLEKIRDFLVSMKNELK, from the coding sequence ATGCCATTCAAAGAAAAAGATATAGAAAAACAATATTACAGCATCGGCGAAGTGGCGGCGATGTTCCAGGTAGCGCCTTCTCTTATCCGTTTTTGGGAATCGGAATTTGAAGTACTTAAACCTAAAAAAAGCAAAAAAGGTAATCGTTTGTTTACCAAATCCGATATTGAAAATTTGCGCTTAGTTTACCATTTGGTAAAAGAGCGCGGTTATACCATCCAGGGAGCGCGGGATGTGCTAAAGAACCGATCGGTGCAAACCAAGGATAAAGTGGAAATAATAAAATCGCTGGAAAAAATCCGGGATTTTTTGGTAAGTATGAAAAACGAACTGAAATAA
- the gatB gene encoding Asp-tRNA(Asn)/Glu-tRNA(Gln) amidotransferase subunit GatB: MMEENLRDKYQPIIGLEVHAQLLTESKMFASDSTEYGTLPNTNISVITLGHPGTLPRANGKAVNFAIKMGLATNCQITRQNIFARKNYFYPDLPKGYQITQDKTPICREGYVYIQTSKGEKRIGITRIHMEEDAGKSMHLAGETESLIDLNRAGVPLIEIVSEPDIHTSEEAYNYLTEIKKLVRYLDICDGNMEEGSLRCDANVSVMRKGADKFGTKVEVKNMNSFRNVQRAIDYEIERQIQMLERGETIESETRGFDAVTGTTSGQRSKETMNDYRYFPEPDLTPVIISEEMLTAIKAEMPSLPHELYERFTQVYQLPEYDAGVLTDQKEIALYFDDLCQYTSNYKAASNWMMGPVKSYMNELALAMADFPLQPQQVADLISLVDSGKVNHTAANRNIFPELIQNPAKTALQVAEELNLIQESDDAQLQIFIDQVLAGNPKKVAEYQAGKTALVGMFMGEIMKLTKGKADPKAVNKLLQDSLKKL; encoded by the coding sequence ATGATGGAAGAAAATTTGCGCGATAAATATCAGCCGATTATAGGTTTGGAGGTTCATGCCCAATTACTAACGGAAAGCAAAATGTTTGCGTCGGACTCGACGGAGTACGGCACTTTGCCAAATACCAATATTAGCGTTATTACGCTGGGCCACCCGGGCACTTTGCCCCGGGCAAACGGCAAAGCCGTAAATTTCGCTATAAAAATGGGTTTAGCTACTAATTGCCAAATTACCCGCCAAAACATATTTGCCCGCAAAAATTATTTTTACCCCGATTTACCGAAAGGTTACCAGATTACCCAGGATAAAACTCCTATTTGCCGGGAGGGTTACGTGTATATTCAAACAAGCAAGGGCGAAAAACGCATTGGCATTACCCGCATTCACATGGAAGAAGATGCCGGTAAATCCATGCACTTAGCTGGCGAAACCGAATCACTCATTGACCTGAACCGGGCCGGCGTACCCCTCATTGAGATTGTGTCGGAGCCGGATATTCATACTTCCGAGGAAGCTTACAACTACCTGACGGAAATTAAAAAATTAGTCCGTTACCTGGATATTTGCGACGGCAACATGGAGGAAGGCTCCTTGCGGTGCGATGCTAACGTATCTGTAATGCGGAAAGGGGCCGATAAATTCGGTACTAAGGTTGAAGTGAAAAACATGAACTCTTTCCGGAATGTGCAACGCGCCATTGATTACGAAATTGAGCGCCAGATTCAAATGCTGGAACGCGGCGAAACGATTGAATCGGAAACCCGCGGCTTTGACGCGGTTACGGGCACTACCAGCGGGCAGCGTTCGAAAGAAACCATGAACGATTACCGGTATTTTCCCGAGCCGGATTTAACCCCGGTAATTATTTCGGAAGAAATGCTCACGGCCATTAAGGCGGAAATGCCTTCTTTGCCGCACGAGCTCTACGAACGCTTTACGCAAGTGTATCAATTACCGGAATACGACGCCGGCGTTTTAACCGACCAAAAAGAGATTGCCTTGTATTTCGATGATCTTTGCCAATATACCAGCAATTACAAAGCAGCTTCTAACTGGATGATGGGACCGGTAAAATCGTACATGAACGAATTGGCCTTAGCCATGGCTGATTTTCCTTTGCAACCACAGCAAGTAGCCGATTTAATTAGTCTGGTAGATTCAGGTAAAGTAAATCATACCGCCGCTAACCGGAATATTTTTCCGGAGTTAATACAAAATCCGGCGAAAACGGCGTTACAAGTAGCAGAAGAACTTAACCTGATCCAGGAATCAGATGATGCTCAGTTACAAATCTTTATCGATCAGGTATTAGCGGGTAATCCCAAAAAAGTGGCGGAATACCAAGCCGGAAAAACGGCCTTAGTGGGCATGTTTATGGGAGAAATAATGAAATTAACCAAAGGTAAAGCCGACCCGAAAGCCGTAAACAAACTTTTGCAGGATAGCTTAAAGAAGTTATAG
- a CDS encoding TlpA disulfide reductase family protein codes for MKKIILIWVLPLTILGACNKMGSKNGVDSGSYKIYGKLNNQSSGKVYLSELGEKQFVTRDTANVLNDGTFTFEGKVNEPTVYRISISDQNMFMLMLDNKEIQVEADAKDMSKTYAIKGSEEAQLFKELTDKLEKMQASGMQLQKRFEKANESANADSVKVIQETYLTMQQRNVKGIKDFIKQHDKTAVAAFATLNLINPETDLAFADSMASMLNKSQPESQYTKALVKRLEPLKTLAIGKAAPDITLPTPEGKSLSLSSLKGKYVLVDFWASWCGPCRQENPNVVRMYHKYKDKGFEIFGVSLDNSREKWLGAIQKDQLVWPHVSDLKGWESAAAQLYNVQAIPQTLLLDREGKIIARNLRGPELEAKVAELLN; via the coding sequence ATGAAAAAAATAATATTGATTTGGGTTCTGCCGCTCACCATTTTAGGTGCCTGTAACAAAATGGGTTCTAAAAACGGCGTGGACAGCGGTAGTTATAAAATTTACGGCAAATTAAATAACCAGAGTTCGGGAAAAGTCTACCTGAGCGAGTTAGGCGAGAAGCAGTTTGTTACCCGCGATACCGCCAACGTGTTAAACGATGGTACTTTTACGTTTGAAGGTAAAGTAAACGAGCCTACGGTTTACCGGATTTCTATTTCTGACCAGAATATGTTTATGTTGATGTTGGACAATAAAGAAATTCAGGTGGAAGCCGACGCCAAAGATATGAGTAAAACGTATGCCATAAAAGGATCGGAGGAAGCGCAACTGTTTAAAGAATTAACGGATAAGTTGGAAAAAATGCAGGCCTCCGGTATGCAGTTGCAGAAACGTTTTGAAAAAGCCAACGAATCGGCCAATGCAGATTCCGTGAAAGTTATTCAGGAAACGTACCTGACCATGCAGCAGCGCAACGTGAAGGGTATCAAGGACTTTATAAAACAACACGATAAAACTGCCGTGGCTGCTTTTGCTACCTTAAATTTAATTAACCCGGAAACAGATTTAGCTTTTGCCGATAGCATGGCCAGTATGTTAAATAAAAGCCAACCCGAATCGCAGTATACCAAAGCCTTAGTGAAACGGTTGGAGCCGCTTAAAACCTTAGCCATTGGTAAAGCTGCCCCGGATATAACGTTGCCAACTCCGGAGGGTAAATCGTTGTCGCTTTCTTCGTTAAAAGGCAAATACGTATTAGTAGATTTCTGGGCCTCCTGGTGCGGACCTTGCCGTCAGGAAAACCCCAACGTCGTGCGCATGTACCATAAGTATAAGGATAAAGGCTTTGAAATATTTGGTGTTTCGCTGGATAATTCGCGGGAAAAATGGTTAGGAGCTATTCAAAAAGATCAACTGGTTTGGCCCCACGTATCCGATTTAAAAGGCTGGGAAAGCGCCGCGGCGCAGTTATACAATGTCCAGGCTATTCCGCAAACCTTACTGCTCGACCGCGAAGGTAAAATTATAGCCCGCAATTTACGCGGCCCCGAACTGGAAGCCAAAGTAGCCGAGTTGCTGAATTAG
- a CDS encoding acyl-CoA thioesterase, which translates to MRTRKQKSVKESFTTMTELVLPNDTNTLNNLMGGRLMHWLDIVSAIAAQKHSNRIVVTASVDNISFKQGIKLGNVITMEAQVTRSFNSSMEVHVNVWAQDIPSGTKIKSNEAFLTFVAVDQMGSPIDVPEALPETEEEILLFEGALRRRQLRLVLAGRMKPHEAKELKSIFNLDENVPD; encoded by the coding sequence ATGAGAACTCGCAAACAGAAAAGCGTTAAAGAATCCTTTACAACCATGACCGAATTGGTATTACCCAATGATACCAATACCTTAAATAACTTAATGGGCGGCCGCCTCATGCACTGGCTCGATATTGTTTCGGCCATTGCGGCGCAAAAGCATTCTAACCGCATTGTGGTAACCGCTTCGGTAGATAATATTTCGTTTAAGCAAGGCATAAAACTGGGCAATGTGATTACGATGGAAGCGCAGGTAACCCGCTCTTTTAATTCTTCTATGGAAGTGCACGTAAACGTTTGGGCGCAGGATATTCCGTCTGGCACCAAGATTAAAAGTAACGAAGCCTTTCTCACTTTTGTCGCCGTCGATCAAATGGGATCTCCGATTGATGTACCCGAAGCCTTACCCGAGACCGAAGAAGAAATACTTTTATTCGAAGGAGCCCTGCGCCGCCGGCAATTACGTTTGGTTTTAGCGGGTCGCATGAAACCCCACGAAGCAAAAGAATTAAAGTCTATTTTTAACTTAGACGAAAACGTACCGGATTAA
- a CDS encoding protein-L-isoaspartate(D-aspartate) O-methyltransferase has product MHTDSYRHKGMRKVLVKLLKEKGIKDERVLQAIATVPRHFFFEKMFLEHAYQDKAFPIGEGQTISQPYTVAYQTELLQLKPSDTVLEIGTGSGYQCCVLLQITPHVYTIEYNEVLFRKALQFFKQMNLHPHTYLGDGSEGLPQEAPFDKILVTAGAPVIPKSLLEQLKVGGALVIPVGDEQSQKMVRVVRETPDEFTREVFDNFKFVPLLGKSGWNK; this is encoded by the coding sequence ATGCACACAGATTCGTACCGGCACAAAGGAATGCGAAAAGTCCTCGTGAAACTTTTAAAAGAAAAAGGCATCAAGGACGAGCGTGTATTGCAGGCCATTGCTACGGTACCCCGGCATTTTTTTTTCGAGAAAATGTTTCTGGAACATGCCTACCAGGATAAAGCCTTTCCGATTGGCGAAGGCCAGACCATTTCGCAACCGTATACCGTTGCGTACCAAACCGAACTGTTGCAATTAAAACCCAGTGATACCGTATTGGAAATTGGCACTGGGTCGGGTTACCAATGTTGCGTATTGCTGCAAATAACGCCGCATGTCTATACCATCGAATACAACGAAGTATTATTCCGCAAAGCTTTACAGTTCTTCAAGCAAATGAACTTACACCCCCATACTTATTTGGGCGATGGTTCGGAAGGCTTACCCCAGGAGGCACCTTTTGATAAGATATTAGTAACGGCGGGTGCGCCGGTTATTCCTAAAAGTTTGTTAGAGCAATTAAAGGTAGGCGGGGCATTGGTTATCCCGGTGGGCGACGAACAAAGCCAGAAAATGGTGCGGGTGGTACGCGAAACTCCGGACGAGTTTACCCGCGAAGTATTCGACAATTTTAAATTTGTGCCGCTGCTAGGTAAATCGGGTTGGAACAAGTAA